From the Montipora capricornis isolate CH-2021 chromosome 2, ASM3666992v2, whole genome shotgun sequence genome, one window contains:
- the LOC138027964 gene encoding uncharacterized protein isoform X2: MCGEYSQLHFSYGSGFAAGNSATQAALATPTAGQQQQMPLNSRNTGQQQRTAVSTPAAENARAELGRLFNFTPAGIPRKRKLPTGIKLPNTWTHTFICLGRMRDNEVPSNGYKTQLSNASLGEKKITFEKKSSCNHFHEKLLESYPKLKEGGGYELMRTKFRSTSKLEILQPKGNAGHNVLDLKEMVASARIYVRPLQNDLSLEQIEHASLSSDTGPLEMCVKCGIRIQLSTMRQHMQDCGGGSVASTSSVYDPDMLDFSGTSQVTTIVNDHSSDEDKDPVPIKTGCQQKSAVSPTALADLQGIFPVKSSSALQSALDIGGSLEQAIDLLLETGMPSVCTQPRTAVEIMQSYRCQTEKGTAYIDVNRMQLSMPRQIMTIYKNPQLNLKKHVNVNFHGEQGADLGGPSKEFFHSAISSLSKVDPVFNMQLFGGQDGHLIPFYGVDAVSSGCFQVAGKLVAHSLKNDGPGFVGLSPAVVKYLNTGSLEEAAVFVTMDDLTDLELKGLLQEKMTTLDTH; encoded by the exons ATGTGCGGAGAATATTCTCAACTGCATTTCTCATATGGAAGCGG ATTCGCAGCTGGCAATAGTGCTACACAAGCGGCACTTGCGACACCCACTGCAG GTCAACAGCAGCAGATGCCCCTCAACTCTCGTAACACAG GTCAACAGCAAAGGACTGCAGTAAGCACACCTGCTGCAG AAAATGCCAGAGCCGAGCTAGGGAGGCTATTTAATTTCACACCTGCAGGAATTCCACGAAAAAGGAAATTGCCTACAGGAATTAAACTACCCAATACATGGACTCATACATTTATATGCTTAGGGAGAATGAGGGATAATGAAGTCCCAAGTAATGGCTACAAAACCCAGTTGTCAAATGCATCACTTGGAGAAAAGAAGATAACATTTGAAAAGAAATCCTCGTGCAACCACTTTCATGAAAAGTTGTTAGAGAGCTACCCAAAACTAAAGGAAGGAGGGGGTTATGAGCTGATGCGTACAAAATTTAGATCAACCAGCAAGTTGGAAATCTTGCAACCCAAAGGAAATGCAGGGCATAACGTGTTAGACCTTAAAGAAATGGTGGCATCAGCTAGAATCTATGTCCGACCCCTTCAAAACGATTTGAGCCTTGAGCAAATAGAACATGCATCACTG TCTTCAGACACTGGCCCATTAGAGATGTGTGTCAAGTGTGGGATCAGGATTCAGCTTTCAACAATGAGGCAGCACATGCAGGATTGTGGTGGTGGATCAGTTGCAAGTACAAGTAGTGTATATGATCCTGACATGTTGGATTTTAGTGGAACAAGTCAAGTAACTACTATTGTGAATGATCACTCAAGTGATGAAGATAAAGACCCTGTACCCATTAAGACAG GATGCCAGCAAAAGAGTGCAGTCAGTCCCACTGCCCTTGCAGATTTACAAGGAATTTTCCCAGTTAAATCAAGCTCTGCCCTACAGTCAGCTCTAGACATAGGTGGTAGTCTTGAACAAGCAATAGATCTACTTTTGGAAACAG GCATGCCATCTGTTTGCACACAACCACGCACGGCTGTGGAAATTATGCAATCCTACAGATGCCAGACAGAGAAAGGAACAGCATATATTGATGTTAACAGAATGCAGCTGTCTATGCCCCGCCAGATAATGACAATTTACAAGAACCCTCAATTGAACTTGAAGAAACATGTAAATGTTAACTTCCATGGAGAGCAAGGTGCTGACTTGGGAGGCCCCAGTAAAGAATTCTTTCACAGTGCTATTAGTTCCTTGAGTAAAGTTGATCCAGTATTTAATATGCAGTTGTTTGGCGGTCAGGATGGACATCTTATCCCCTTCTATGGAGTAGATGCTGTTTCTTCAGGGTGTTTTCAAGTAGCAGGGAAACTTGTGGCTCATAGTTTGAAGAATGATGGCCCTGGATTTGTAGGCCTATCTCCTGCTGTAGTTAAATACCTTAACACTGGTTCCTTAGAGGAGGCAGCAGTCTTTGTTACAATGGATGATCTAACAGACCTTGAGCTGAAGGGACTTCTGCAAGAAAAG ATGACAACACTGGATACCCACTGA
- the LOC138027964 gene encoding uncharacterized protein isoform X1 — protein sequence MCGEYSQLHFSYGSGFAAGNSATQAALATPTAGQQQQMPLNSRNTGQQQRTAVSTPAAENARAELGRLFNFTPAGIPRKRKLPTGIKLPNTWTHTFICLGRMRDNEVPSNGYKTQLSNASLGEKKITFEKKSSCNHFHEKLLESYPKLKEGGGYELMRTKFRSTSKLEILQPKGNAGHNVLDLKEMVASARIYVRPLQNDLSLEQIEHASLSSDTGPLEMCVKCGIRIQLSTMRQHMQDCGGGSVASTSSVYDPDMLDFSGTSQVTTIVNDHSSDEDKDPVPIKTGCQQKSAVSPTALADLQGIFPVKSSSALQSALDIGGSLEQAIDLLLETGSNAGDRDGSFTETGMPSVCTQPRTAVEIMQSYRCQTEKGTAYIDVNRMQLSMPRQIMTIYKNPQLNLKKHVNVNFHGEQGADLGGPSKEFFHSAISSLSKVDPVFNMQLFGGQDGHLIPFYGVDAVSSGCFQVAGKLVAHSLKNDGPGFVGLSPAVVKYLNTGSLEEAAVFVTMDDLTDLELKGLLQEKMTTLDTH from the exons ATGTGCGGAGAATATTCTCAACTGCATTTCTCATATGGAAGCGG ATTCGCAGCTGGCAATAGTGCTACACAAGCGGCACTTGCGACACCCACTGCAG GTCAACAGCAGCAGATGCCCCTCAACTCTCGTAACACAG GTCAACAGCAAAGGACTGCAGTAAGCACACCTGCTGCAG AAAATGCCAGAGCCGAGCTAGGGAGGCTATTTAATTTCACACCTGCAGGAATTCCACGAAAAAGGAAATTGCCTACAGGAATTAAACTACCCAATACATGGACTCATACATTTATATGCTTAGGGAGAATGAGGGATAATGAAGTCCCAAGTAATGGCTACAAAACCCAGTTGTCAAATGCATCACTTGGAGAAAAGAAGATAACATTTGAAAAGAAATCCTCGTGCAACCACTTTCATGAAAAGTTGTTAGAGAGCTACCCAAAACTAAAGGAAGGAGGGGGTTATGAGCTGATGCGTACAAAATTTAGATCAACCAGCAAGTTGGAAATCTTGCAACCCAAAGGAAATGCAGGGCATAACGTGTTAGACCTTAAAGAAATGGTGGCATCAGCTAGAATCTATGTCCGACCCCTTCAAAACGATTTGAGCCTTGAGCAAATAGAACATGCATCACTG TCTTCAGACACTGGCCCATTAGAGATGTGTGTCAAGTGTGGGATCAGGATTCAGCTTTCAACAATGAGGCAGCACATGCAGGATTGTGGTGGTGGATCAGTTGCAAGTACAAGTAGTGTATATGATCCTGACATGTTGGATTTTAGTGGAACAAGTCAAGTAACTACTATTGTGAATGATCACTCAAGTGATGAAGATAAAGACCCTGTACCCATTAAGACAG GATGCCAGCAAAAGAGTGCAGTCAGTCCCACTGCCCTTGCAGATTTACAAGGAATTTTCCCAGTTAAATCAAGCTCTGCCCTACAGTCAGCTCTAGACATAGGTGGTAGTCTTGAACAAGCAATAGATCTACTTTTGGAAACAG GTTCAAATGCTGGTGACAGGGATGGTAGCTTTACTGAAACTG GCATGCCATCTGTTTGCACACAACCACGCACGGCTGTGGAAATTATGCAATCCTACAGATGCCAGACAGAGAAAGGAACAGCATATATTGATGTTAACAGAATGCAGCTGTCTATGCCCCGCCAGATAATGACAATTTACAAGAACCCTCAATTGAACTTGAAGAAACATGTAAATGTTAACTTCCATGGAGAGCAAGGTGCTGACTTGGGAGGCCCCAGTAAAGAATTCTTTCACAGTGCTATTAGTTCCTTGAGTAAAGTTGATCCAGTATTTAATATGCAGTTGTTTGGCGGTCAGGATGGACATCTTATCCCCTTCTATGGAGTAGATGCTGTTTCTTCAGGGTGTTTTCAAGTAGCAGGGAAACTTGTGGCTCATAGTTTGAAGAATGATGGCCCTGGATTTGTAGGCCTATCTCCTGCTGTAGTTAAATACCTTAACACTGGTTCCTTAGAGGAGGCAGCAGTCTTTGTTACAATGGATGATCTAACAGACCTTGAGCTGAAGGGACTTCTGCAAGAAAAG ATGACAACACTGGATACCCACTGA
- the LOC138027981 gene encoding adrenocorticotropic hormone receptor-like — protein MSLLGKDHCENTTAPTYLFFATSSFTVLITVVASLGNLLVILAVCINPNKDMRSPFNYFIANLSFADLIVGLITAPLGTGYHIIAGLGAENDQFKDSMLVTYYISCTASLLSLTALALDRYVAITYPLLYRAKLNPTRALLVAIVVWVLSILSSMLYFAVGHNRYRFIFATTAVASTFAVLIFTNVKIFKYLRLQVKQWDNLHDSSVENLAKKQAIKWEKKITKTLVIVLVLFLACYFPSCVFIYIVNFCTNCNCLFIHWVRDIQFVLVMANSGVNPFVYAWRLENFRNSFKSMLTCHACVQRLRSISVNLQSSTASTDIEMQQ, from the coding sequence ATGTCCCTCTTGGGCAAAGATCATTGTGAAAACACTACAGCTCCGACGTATCTATTCTTCGCGACAAGTTCGTTTACTGTGTTGATCACTGTCGTGGCGTCTTTGGGGAACCTCCTTGTTATTCTTGCAGTTTGCATCAACCCTAACAAAGACATGAGGTCACCGTTCAACTACTTCATTGCAAACTTAAGTTTTGCCGATCTCATTGTTGGTCTCATCACTGCTCCACTAGGCACGGGATATCACATTATTGCAGGGCTTGGTGCAGAAAACGATCAATTTAAAGATTCAATGCTCGTTACTTACTATATATCCTGCACTGCTTCGCTTCTCAGCCTAACAGCACTTGCGCTGGATCGCTATGTGGCAATTACCTATCCTCTTCTCTACAGAGCTAAACTGAATCCAACTCGCGCCCTGTTGGTAGCGATTGTGGTTTGGGTCTTGTCAATCTTGTCATCAATGCTCTATTTCGCAGTCGGCCACAATCGATATCGCTTCATATTCGCTACCACCGCTGTCGCATCAACCTTTGCCGTGTTGATTTTTACCAATGTGAAGATTTTCAAATATTTGCGACTTCAAGTTAAGCAATGGGATAATCTTCACGACAGCTCTGTAGAAAACTTAGCAAAGAAACAAGCGATCAAGTGGGAAAAGAAAATAACGAAAACCCTTGTTATTGTCTTAGttcttttcttagcttgttATTTTCCATCTTGCGTTTTTATATATATCGTTAACTTCTGCACCAACTGTAATTGTTTGTTTATCCACTGGGTGAGGGATATCCAGTTTGTGCTGGTTATGGCGAATTCTGGAGTGAATCCATTTGTGTATGCTTGGAGACTTGAAAACTTTCGGAACTCTTTCAAGAGTATGTTGACATGTCACGCATGCGTTCAGCGCCTGAGGTCCATTTCGGTGAATTTACAGTCATCAACAGCAAGTACAGATATAGAGATGCAACAATAA